TGCAAAGAACGGAGACTATTTTAGTGTATTCATTCCTGAATAAATGGGGCAATATCTCCGGACTTTGCATAAATTCGGGGCGCCTACAGTGTTTCGGTTAACGTGTATTGTCCACGCCGGCTATCTTTCTCACTTCCACACTATTTCCCGGTCCATTTAGAATAGGGCATTCTTTAGCAATATTAGTAGCTTCTTCAAAATTTTTGGCCCTGATCGTGATAAAACCTGCTATGGACTCTTTTGTTTCGGCGAATGGTCCATCAGTGATGATCTGTCCTGATTTGATAACTTTGCCTTCAGTAGATAGTCCTGTTCCACCTACGAATTTGTTTTGAGCGGCGATCCCTCCTACCCAATCTTGGTACATTTTCATGTACACTTGCATTTGTTCCGGAGAAGGTTGTGCATC
Above is a genomic segment from Leptospira selangorensis containing:
- a CDS encoding YciI family protein; translated protein: MDEYLILMRLDLITKDAQPSPEQMQVYMKMYQDWVGGIAAQNKFVGGTGLSTEGKVIKSGQIITDGPFAETKESIAGFITIRAKNFEEATNIAKECPILNGPGNSVEVRKIAGVDNTR